In Zingiber officinale cultivar Zhangliang unplaced genomic scaffold, Zo_v1.1 ctg127, whole genome shotgun sequence, a genomic segment contains:
- the LOC122035957 gene encoding zinc finger protein ZAT10-like: protein MATGGYNSLPSFSKVPKGRRTQRHRQSPLSVSWLTESEKKCALALQDLSRAPPISLPLLSQQDKPLPPQPPIRQPFPSVSPAPTQRNQASYVVCSQCSKVFSSYQALGGHKASHHKFPAENKPHACSFCSKSFATGPALGGHMRAHYERIRRQAAAENRPMAGPSSSLTECSTAMGLLIDLNQEAMPEAELAKEEETVSSHPAAAATSPPPRFFTDLVRNMSRIKGGCTVVGVDGGVTEIPFSYALMKTDSHVMLMTDND from the exons ATGGCGACCGGCGGTTACAATTCTCTGCCGTCCTTCTCCAAGGTGCCTAAGGGCAGGCGAACACAGCGTCACCGCCAATCGCCTCTGTCGGTTTCTTGGCTCACCGAAAGTGAGAAGAAGTGTGCCCTCGCGCTCCAGGACTTATCAAGGGCTCCGCCAATTTCACTACCGTTGCTGTCGCAGCAGGACAAGCCACTTCCGCCGCAGCCGCCTATCCGACAGCCGTTTCCGTCTGTATCTCCGGCTCCGACACAGCGCAACCAGGCGAGTTATGTCGTATGTTCCCAGTGCAGTAAGGTGTTCTCTTCCTACCAGGCCTTGGGGGGCCACAAAGCCAGCCATCATAAGTTCCCCGCCGAAAACAAGCCTCACGCTTGCTCTTTTTGCTCCAAGTCGTTCGCGACTGGGCCAGCGCTAGGCGGGCACATGAGGGCTCACTACGAGAGGATTAGACGGCAAGCCGCAGCCGAGAACAGGCCGATGGCTGGGCCATCGTCCTCGCTGACTGAGTGCTCGACGGCGATGGGCTTGTTAATTGACCTCAACCAGGAGGCGATGCCGGAAGCGGAATTGGCTAAGGAAGAGGAAACAGTGAGCTCTCATCCGGCGGCGGCGGCCACCTCTCCCCCTCCTCGCTTCTTTAc TGATCTTGTCCGGAATATGAGTCGGATTAAAGGCGGGTGTACTGTTGTTGGTGTTGACGGAGGGGTGACTGAGATACCTTTCTCGTATGCGCTTATGAAAACGGATTCCCACGTGATGCTGATGACCGACAATGACTGA
- the LOC122035958 gene encoding zinc finger protein AZF2-like, producing MTPAEDERSPLSTPEVEQLSQSLPPPEVEKRSQSLPSPYPSPPKQRQELSPISLPSLSQQDKPLPPQPPIRQPFPSVSPAPTQRNQASYAVCSQCGKVFSSYQALGGLKASHHKFPAENKPHACSFCSKSFATGPALGGHMRAHYERIRRQAAAENRPMAGPSSSLTECSTAMGLLIDLNQEAMPEAELAKEEETVSSHPAAAATSPPPRFFTFF from the coding sequence ATGACTCCGGCAGAGGACGAAAGGTCCCCGCTTTCTACGCCAGAGGTGGAGCAACTGAGCCAGTCCCTTCCGccgccggaggtggagaaacggAGCCAGTCACTTCCGTCGCCATACCCGTCTCCACCAAAACAGCGGCAAGAGTTGTCTCCAATTTCACTGCCGTCGCTGTCGCAGCAGGACAAGCCACTTCCGCCGCAGCCGCCTATCCGACAGCCGTTTCCGTCTGTATCTCCGGCTCCGACACAGCGCAACCAGGCGAGTTATGCCGTATGTTCCCAGTGCGGTAAGGTGTTCTCTTCCTACCAGGCCTTGGGGGGCCTCAAAGCCAGCCATCATAAGTTCCCCGCCGAAAACAAGCCTCACGCTTGCTCTTTTTGCTCCAAGTCGTTCGCGACGGGGCCAGCGCTAGGCGGGCACATGAGGGCTCACTACGAGAGGATTAGACGGCAAGCCGCAGCCGAGAACAGGCCGATGGCTGGGCCATCGTCCTCGCTGACTGAGTGCTCGACGGCGATGGGCTTGTTAATTGACCTCAACCAGGAGGCGATGCCGGAAGCGGAATTGGCTAAGGAAGAGGAAACAGTGAGCTCTCATCCGGCGGCGGCGGCCACCTCTCCCCCTCCTCGCTTCTTTACTTTCTTTTAA